A region of the Falco peregrinus isolate bFalPer1 chromosome 19, bFalPer1.pri, whole genome shotgun sequence genome:
CCCATTCAGAACGGGCCGTTCAGAAATGGGAAAGTGAGCCCGAGTTCTAGCCAGAATTAATTCGTGCTTCTGCCCTTGAGCTCACGGGGCTGCCGGGACAGTGTAAACTTGTAATAGTCCATGAGAACTTGAATTGTTGTTTCTCCAGGTCTCCCACAGGTTCCCTTCCACTTGTCGTGCAGCTTGCAAACGGACAGACCATGCCCGTCCTTCCAGGCCCTCCTGTACAGATGCCTTCTGTTATATCGGTGAGAGAAACTTCCAACATGGCTCTGCACGGCAGAGGAGGGGACAGCGCTTTCCCCTTGCCAAATTTACGCAGACACTTccattttgtaaaaattaaaatatatctcCCCCTCTGTGCAAGATAAgactggaagaggaggaggaggaggggggccAGCTCTGGCAAGGTAGTAATAACATGCCGATCACACTGGAGGGCAATAAGTctggaaaaaaccaaagcctTGCCTGGACAGATGGCTCATGCCGCTGATCCAGGGCTGGGAACTGTAGGATCCCTGATTAGCTGCTTCCATTTGGAACAGTGTGCCTCAATTGAAACCATTCGAGCTTGCAGAGAACATGTTGGTCTTTGCAGGCCAGGAAAGCCACCCTAACCTCGCCAGCGCGCTAAAGAGCTCTTTGAATATCAGCCTTGCGGGTTTGCTTTTTGCATACAGAGAATTTTCCATGGTGCAGAACTCGGGAGCAGATTTGCCTGGTGGGTGGCTTGTAGGTCTTCCGAGTGCTTCAGCTCCCGACCAGGCAGCCTGTGTGAATCCTGTCTGTCCTGCTGGGCAtgtcttttgggttttgagtGAGTAATGGCCAAAACCTTCTGCCTCAGGTAACGGGAGTGTTGACGTCAAAGCAGGCAGATGTGCAGGCAGCTTGGCATAGCTTGTGGGCATGGAAACATATCTGCACCTTCCTGATCCTTGGAAACACGACCTGCCTTTGTGGTGCTTATAGAAGTGGCTTATAAAAGTGAAGGCAAATTCGGCTGTTTCCCCTCTTTGGTGAGGGAGAAGACCCTCCGTGCTTAGGAGGGGATGCTGTGACTTACCCTTGGTGTTGTGGCAGCTTTGCAATAGCGCTGCCAGAGCAATAGAGCAAACCAGGGGGGATCTCGTACCCTCCCTCTCCATCCACTCTCCTGCACTGGTGGGGAAAAGCCcgctgggagggcagggaaggaagggaggctTCAGAGCTGCCCTCCTCCCTGTCCGCAGTGATGGGCTGGTATGGCTGGCTGATTCCGAAACAGCCACCATGGCCACCAAAGGAGTGGCTGCTGGCCTTCAGTGACAGCAGGCGTAATGGATGGCAGTAGTTAAACGCTGAACGTTTGTCAAGATTTATAAATGTGCTTGGCCGGGGAATTATTACAGAGCCGCTTCGCGGAGCATGCTTGCAAAAGCACCTCAGCTTCCCAAACCCATGTGTTGCTTTGTCCCCAATAGCTGGCTCGGCCAATGTCCATGGTGCCGAACATTCCTGGTATTCCTGGGCCGCCCATCAACAGCAGCGGGTCCATTTCACCATCAGGACTTCCAGTGCACTCTGAAGCCAAAATGGTAAGTGTCCAGAGGCGTGCTGGGGAGGGTGTTGTGTCCACAGCGTTGTCCCTAAGTCACTAGCTCCTCCAGGAGAGACTCCATATGGAGgcttttcccctgcagcctTCGTGAAGAGCCACTGCTTCTCCAAAATCCTGTGCAGCCATCGGAACACCTCCCCGCACCAAGAGCAGGTGTTACAAATGCCACCAGGAATATTAGACTAATCAGCGCTGTGGCtctggcaggcagagcaggggtaCTATTGTCAAGACAAACCTCAGCCCCATCCTAAACACGGCTGTTTTGTAAAGCTGGTGCTTCTAGTTCCAAGATGACAGATGGGTTGGAGGTGGGTTTGAGGAAGGCAGAGCCAAGAGAAGAGTTGTTGCATTGTAATCCAAGGATCCTGGTAATGGTTTTCATGTAGGCCTTTTCTAACTAAAAGTTTACAAAAGAATATTCCTCTCTTGGCTCTTCATGGCTCAAACTAGGTGCGCACAGAGCCGGGGAAGCAAACTGCGAATGAAGAGCAGTGAAACCCTCCAGGTTTTGTGTCCAAGACAGGGTGGAGGTGTTTGCAAACCCACCtcttgcagcagtgctgctcgCCGTTGCCCTTGCGTTGTCACTGCTCCCGTTACACCCTGCTTTGGTGTCTGCAGGATTCCTGGGCAGACCAGAGGGGTGAGAGATCTTAAATTCTGGGGTATGAAAGAGCCATCCTGCATctggctgcccagagaagggACGTGCAAGACATGGTCTTGGATCACGCGTAGGTCCTTCTCTGCCGCGGGAGGACCCTCTGCGGGTGCTCGAGGACGGTTGGGCTCCGCAGCCTGTTCAGTCCATGGTCCCTCCGCAGAGCCTGCCAGTTGAGGGGTGGGTTGGTGCCAGCTGCAGTAGCAATTTTGGGATGCGGACACCTGTCTGCTTGGGCCGAAGTAGGAAGCTGCTGTCTGTCTTTGGGTAGGCCAGATGGTGATGGCTTTCAGTTGCATTTGACTCAGCCACAGTCTCTGAAGAGCCTGTTCCCCAGCGGCGTGGCTTCTTGGAtgataagaggagctggtgAAAGCCTGAAGAGTGTGGAGGACAGGTCTACTGatccattttttctcctttaacagAGGCTGAAGGCCAGCTTGACAGCATCTTcctcactgaatggcagcaaTCTGGTGGTGGGATCAGCCAGCACGATGGTGACTGCACGTCCGGAGCAGAGTCAGATACTGGTCCAGCACCCTGAcgccccttccccagctcagccgcaggtctgctgctgctcagcccgcgaggctgggctggaggtgctgggggggtctgggctttggggaaaaaggaggaaaacctcGCAGCTTCCCGGTTTGCAGAACAGGTTAAACACCTTGTTTTTTCAGTGCCGCTTCAGCACTAATGCTCTCAAACGCCACCAGGCAGAGAACTTCAGCAACATGTTAATTTGCTTGACAAGGTCTGGAGTTTCGAAAGAGTATTTCGCTCTCTTCTCCCTGCTCAATTACTGGGGTTAAACGCTCCCCTCTTAGGCAATCAACTCCACTGGCTCCTGCCAGCTAACCAAATGCCAGCCTTCCATCAGGATCGCCACCTGCTCCGTCAGTTAGATAGGCTTCCAAAAGTTTAATATCCATATGCTGCCTGACAGTGAGTACCGAAGTGTAACTGCACTCCCCGATTGTGGCAGTGTAATTACAGAGCCCTCGCAGAAGCGCCGGCGAGCCTGTGTCTGCACGACTGTTTGCCCTCGCAGacttttcctttgttctccCAAAATAAAACTGGGAAATGTACGGCGTTACTAAATCTTTTTGTACCAGTTGCCTCTGAGAGCTTTTTTGGCTGAAGGTACTCAGGAAAAATTTCacccaaattaatttttaaagccaaTTGCCCACTCAAAAACTGGAATTGCTTGTGCTCCGGGGGTGAGTTACCGAACCCAAATGGAGACGGCGCTTTGGCCACGTGTGGTGACGTGCGTCAGAGCGGGATCGAGcactcccagccctgcagctggaggttACCCTCTGTCAGCAGGTACGTGGTCGCTGGCCATGTGGGAATCTCCTGTCATTGCAGGGtgaagtgttttttaaagtctCTTAAGTGACATTAAACGGATGGCTGTTTCCTCTGCGTGGCCTGTGGTCATTCACCACGTTTTGCCTCAGCACGGAGGAGAGGAGGCGTCTCTGCCAGTGCCACCAGTAGGATTTGGGGTTTCACTGGTTCCCCTGACACTCACATGTTCACTGGGTTCAGGATCTCGGGGAGTTGGTGGGGTTTCCCACCTGAAGTTTGCCGGGCGCTGCAGGTTCAGCTGAGGAAGGGCTGCCAGAGTCACCTGTGAGAGGGGCTTTGCCCCCAGCTCGCCCATCGCAGCCGCACGGtcctggctgctctgcaaaAGCAAATCCCCATTTGCCCCCACCGCGGGAGCTGCTCTCTCCTCGGCCAGACCTTGGTTACACCAGTGTGCGCCTGCCTGCTTGCACCAGAGCTTCTGTTCAGTCTCTCTCTCCCACGTGCCCCATCTCCAGGtttcccctgcccagcccacccccagcactgGCGGGCGACGGAGACGTACGGTTGACGAGGACCCGGACGAGCGCCGGCAGCGGTTCCTGGAGCGGAACCGGGCTGCTGCGTCCCGCTGCCGTCAGAAACGCAAGCTCTGGGTGTCTTCCTTGGAGAAGAAGGCCGAGGAGCTCACCACCCAGAACATCCAGCTGAGCGTGAGTATGTAACTGTGGAGGCTGAGCACAGCGTTAGGACCGTCGGGTGGGAACGTCTTCCCTGTGCTGCGGAGACAGCATGCGCTTGGATGCTGCTCTCTGGAGCGGGATCGCTGCCTCTCTGCCTGGATTTCACTCCTTGCTTGCCATCCTGGTGCCCTGCCTCGAGCAGGCCATGGGGGCAGAGCGCTTTGGCGCTCTTGGtctccctccctgtccccctccaAAGGGCTCTGCCTCTGCCCGTGGGGACAGTAGCTGGAGCGGCCTCAGGAGCAGAGAGCCGAGgccccaggagcagctgtgttTGTGGAGAGGGAGAACTCTGCTGGTGCGGGGTAGGCACCAGCAGTCCCAGTTCCCTTCCAGGCACAGTGGACCTGGCACTGGggtgagcagctctgcagctgtggcctGCAGCCACgctcatttttttgttttctggagaaCTGGGTTTCCCCAGCTCTCTggcagcacccccagcctgcctAGCAGAAGTGCAGCGcatctgaaaatacagacttCATTTCCATTGCCATTAGCCCCCTTGTTAATGCTCCCAGCACTGGCCGAGGACCGAAGGGTCTGCAAAGACCAAACCCGTGTCTGTTCTGggctttttctgttgctggtgGCCAGTGACTCATGCGGTGGGATTTTTTCAATAGCACTGATCATggtatttttattctcttcccaAGATAATTATAGAAACTGTTTCCTCAGGCGATTTTGAAATACAATTGACTGGGTTTCAGCTGTTTCTCCAAATGTTTCAGCAGAGGAGTAGTATGCTGCACAAAGTTTTCAGGGGAGTTAGACCTGGGAAGAAGCTCACAGAGGTACTGAGAGCTTGGAGGAGCGATGCTGTTCCCCACAGCCTGGCGTGGCTGAGCTGGTTGTACACTCAGCTTCTCGCTCTGTTTTAGTTTTCCAtcagagccagcagcatgccGGAGTGTCTGCCTCCAGCAGTTGGCATTAGCGGGAGGGCTCAGGCAAATCTATGTCCAGGATTAGATGATTAACACAGCGAGGGGCTTTCCAGCCCGCggtgggggctgctggagggaaaCGCTGCAGTCCATGGCTGGCACACTGAATTCCTTGAACCCAGAAACTTTGTTTGGTGTTCTGGGGCCAGAGGCATCTCAGATTAGACAACAAATCTGAAGTTTACAGGGCACATAAATTAACGTCCTGTCGttgctggaggctgctgtcaAGAGCGTGAGTGATGCATACGCGCGTGTTTGTTTTTCAATCTCAGAATGAAGTCACGCTACTGAGGAATGAAGTTGCTCAACTTAAACAGCTCCTGCTGGCTCACAAGGACTGCCCCGTCA
Encoded here:
- the LOC101913823 gene encoding cyclic AMP-dependent transcription factor ATF-7 isoform X4 codes for the protein MGDDRPFVCNAPGCGQRFTNEDHLAVHKHKHEMTLKFGPARTDSVIIADQTPTPTRFLKNCEEVGLFNELASSFEHEFKKATEDDEKKSAGALDMSLPSTPDIKIKEEEPVEVDSSPPDSPASNPQSPQNKEKEITSKPVIISTPTPTIVRPGSLPLHLGYDPLHPTLPSPTSVITQAPPSNRQLGSPTGSLPLVVQLANGQTMPVLPGPPVQMPSVISLARPMSMVPNIPGIPGPPINSSGSISPSGLPVHSEAKMRLKASLTASSSLNGSNLVVGSASTMVTARPEQSQILVQHPDAPSPAQPQVSPAQPTPSTGGRRRRTVDEDPDERRQRFLERNRAAASRCRQKRKLWVSSLEKKAEELTTQNIQLSNEVTLLRNEVAQLKQLLLAHKDCPVTALQKKTQGYLGE